In Aedes albopictus strain Foshan chromosome 3, AalbF5, whole genome shotgun sequence, the following are encoded in one genomic region:
- the LOC109416611 gene encoding uncharacterized protein LOC109416611: MSVSTTVEPYLPNSIPFAQYIEQLEYVFINNNVPEERYKTSFLAVCGVTVFSEIKRLFPGQDVKVLTYQQITEALKKRFDKCDSEVIHSYKFWSRRQGKYEKSEDFVIAVKVLAEQCGFGNFKDRAIRDLLVIGVYNRDIQKRLCDEDDLSADRAEKLILSHEISNNRTSVLKDDDQNTSIIARLGRKEVRSRSKQKYRGSSKSSNRSVSFSPRKRYSDRYYDANKPSYLCSFCKKRGHTRKFCYKLNGRGNQHAEIKFLDAPKQTTAGSSSGNFKRENSERMDDDDEDDLPCMMISSVNRINEACHVNVLVDKIALTMEVDCGSAETVISEELFSKQFKHSKLLSCNKKTGGY; this comes from the coding sequence ATGTCGGTGTCAACAACAGTTGAACCTTACCTGCCAAACTCAATTCCTTTTGCCCAATACATTGAACAGCTTGAGTATGTATTTATCAATAATAATGTCCCAGAAGAACGTTATAAGACCTCATTTTTGGCCGTATGCGGCGTTACTGTTTTCTCAGAGATCAAGAGGCTTTTTCCTGGTCAAGATGTTAAAGTGTTGACTTACCAGCAAATCACGGAGGCTCTAAAGAAAAGGTTTGACAAATGTGACTCAGAAGTGATTCACAGCTATAAATTCTGGAGTAGAAGACAAGGAAAATACGAAAAATCGGAGGATTTTGTAATCGCTGTGAAGGTTTTAGCAGAGCAGTGCGGTTTTGGTAATTTCAAGGATAGGGCCATACGAGATCTTCTGGTGATAGGAGTTTACAATAGAGACATTCAAAAACGCTTGTGTGACGAGGACGATCTGAGCGCTGATAGAGCAGAAAAACTCATACTTAGTCATGAAATTTCTAACAACAGGACGAGTGTCCTGAAGGATGATGACCAGAATACGTCCATAATCGCTCGGCTAGGTAGAAAAGAAGTACGATCGCGCTCTAAACAAAAATACAGAGGTAGTAGTAAAAGCAGCAATCGTAGCGTATCTTTTTCACCGAGAAAAAGATACAGTGACCGGTATTATGACGCAAACAAACCCTCGTATTTATGTTCCTTCTGTaaaaagaggggtcacacaagaaagttttgttataaattgaATGGTAGAGGAAATCAACATGCAGAGATCAAATTTTTGGATGCTCCAAAGCAAACTACTGCCGGTAGCTCAAGCGGAAATTTTAAGAGAGAGAACTCAGAGCgtatggatgatgatgatgaagatgaccTGCCCTGCATGATGATTTCCTCTGTAAATCGTATAAATGAGGCTTGCCATGTTAATGTTTTGGTTGATAAAATTGCTCTAACAATGGAAGTTGATTGCGGGTCGGCTGAGACCGTCATCTCGGaagaattattttcaaaacaatttaaaCATAGTAAGCTTTTATCCTGTAACAAAAAAACTGGCGGTTATTGA